TATCCAATCATTTTGACGGAAAGAGGCCACGGAGTTATCGGTAGGGACCTTTTAAACGCAAAATTGAAACGTTGGGGACCAATTTCGCGCAATTGATAGGTTGGGGACTAAAACGGAAGGCGAGTAATACTTTGAGAACCAAAAATGTCAATAAGCTAGAAAATAATGGGTTGATCTCAATCAACCAAATATGAATTTGCAGCTCCCATCATCAGTGCCATGGAAGTAAAACAATTCAACAATCAGAAATTCTGTAGAAGAAAGAAGTTGTAAATTGTCCATACGCCATGCTTAAAACAGCAAAGAACATAGCGTATGTTTGTAAATTGTCCATACGCCATGCTTAAAACAGCAAAGAACATAGCGTATGCAAACATAACAGATATGCATTAGTATACCCACCAAGGTCGAGAGACGTGCACAAGGGCTGAAGCCTGAACAAGACATTCCTGATGCAGAATTATGGAAAATCCTCAAGAAGTGAAAATTACTTCAAATCCTAAGGGACTTAGAGAGAGCAAGAAAATTAAGGGTTCAATATTCACAAATAGACGTGGAATCGGGCAATAGTCAATAGAACACATTAAGATTGTACATATACCAATACAAAACATGCACATCTGACATCTCCGTGGAAGAGGAGCTGATTCTCCTGTACCCAAAGAACAAAACATCTGAAAATTCGATATGGAAACACCAACGATATAAGTTACATAGTACAACACCAACACCAATACAAAACATGCACATCTCCGTGGAAGATGACCTGATTCTCCTGTACCCAAAGAACAAAACGTCTGGAAATTCGATATGGAAACACCAATGATATAAGTTACATAACCATTACACTGAGATACATATTTCCCAATTCTGATTACTTCGACATCAATACAGTGGCAGTTTTGGTTGATACAATCAAGAGGAAGCACGTGcacaaacaaaaaactaaaaaggatTCACACCAAAGCTTAACAAATTTTAGAAATGGGATCATTTCCAAGAACATTTCTGCTTATTGGTTACTGTATGGATGGATCACAAATGTAATCCTCGCATCCAACCTGTATTAGATCTCTTAACAAGGTCCCAACCACCACTGGAAATGAAGCAAACAAGATAACACTAACACATCAAATAAACAAACACTTGCCAAGTTCTTTAACTAGAAATCCCCTCTCAAAATCTCGTGGCGGTGCAAGCAAAGCTATAAACTATATAGGAACATGACAGCAATACCAGGATCTGAAATTCCGTCACGACTATTTATGCTGCAACTACCGGCAGAGCTGCTCAACTGCAGCAACAATCTGGGGTGGCTGAACCACTGTCCATTCCTCCAACGTTCCAGCATACGGCGTAGGCACGTCTTGTGATGACAAACACACAATTGGGGCGTCCAAATAATCGTTGAAATTCTCATTAATAGCTGCTGTCAAACTAGCTCCAATCCCACCTGTCCTCATGCACTCCTCAACAATCAGCACCCGATGTGTCTTTTTCACTGAATTCCCAATTGTGTAAAGATCAAATGGCTTTAGAGACCGAATATCAATAACTTCGGGATCATAACCCTTGTTCACCAAAGTCTTTGCAGCCTGCATCACATGATACCTCATCCTGGAGTAGGTTAAAATAGTGACATGCTCCCCAGGCCTTACCATCTCTGCTTCCTCAAGATTACACACATACTCTTCATCTGGAATCCTCTCTTTGAGATTATAAAGCAAAACATGCTCAAAAAGTATCACCGGGTTCTCGCTTCGTATTGCAGCTTTCATTAACCCCTTTGCATTATAAGGGGTTGAGCACGCCACCAATTGGATACCGGGGATCGATTGAAAATAAGACTCCAGGCGTTGTGAGTGCTCAGCCCCGAGCTGGCGGCCGACTCCACCAGGTCCCCTAATAACCACCGGTATTTTGAACTGGCCACCAGATGTGTAGTGGAGCATTCCACAGTTGTTGGATATCTGGTTGAAAGCGAGAAGGAGAAAACCCATATTCATTCCCTCGACAATTGGTCGTAGACCAGTCATGGCAGCTCCAATGGCCATGCCAGTGAAAGAATTCTCAGCAATGGGCGTGTCAAGAACCCTGAGATCGCCATACTTATCAGCCAGGCCTCTGGTCACCTTGTATGACCCTCCATAATGACCCACATCTTCACCCATTACACACACAGTGGCATCTCTTTCCATTTCTTCCTCTAGGCCTTCACGGAGGGCTTCATACAGTAAAAGCTCATGCCTGAAGATATAAGGTTAATAAATTGACTGTATCCTCAACTAACAAGCAATAGCAATAACAGAAATTAACGCAGAAACAAGGGTGTAGTTCATTGCTATTACTTTGGCTGTGTTTTAGCCATGTCCATGTATTaagaggaaaaacaaagaatttaTAGCATTCGTCCTCAGTAGATTTAAACGTAAAGACAAATGCAGACAAAGGATACAGATTTGGTATTATACAATGCAGCATATACTCTAATAAAGATAGTAGAGCATTTACTCTTACAGGGATGCGGCACGCCGCATGTATGCTTACAATAGAGGTAGTAATGCACAAAAGGTAACTCCCAGATTAAGAGTCATCACATGTAGACAAACAATAACAACATAGGTAACTCCCAGATTAAGAGTCATCACATGTAGACAAACAATAACAACATGCGAGTGTGAAAGCACATTGTACCCGAAGTATGTGACCTGCAACAAACCCCTGAGGTAGCACATCCATGTCATTGTAGGGGGTTTTGATGAAATAAGTACCTCTTGGTTCttactcttttcttcttcttttttatcaacaGAAATTTCACTCAAAAAAGTTTAGTGGCACGGACAAAGATTTCATCACAAATATTGAAAATAACCGAAATCACCATGTCCTAGATGTAAGCCTGATGCTCTATTAACACATTCTGCTAAGAAGACCGAAATCAAGTTCAGGGGTAGAGTCATTCAAAGGTAAGACGGTAGAGAACCCAAAAAATGGAAAGCTCAAACCACAAAAATACAATACAAGGCATTGCTATGTTTTTTGGATGGCCATCAAAGCAGGCTTAAGAACCAAAAGATAAGCTCATGAAGTGGGGTCTTCTCTCCTCCCCTATTTTTGCTCCCTATGCAATCAAGCTAATGAAACTCTCTCACATAGTCACATCTATTTGAAGTACCCTTTCTCTAGAGCAGTTTGGAAGCAAGTGTGTGCAATTTCTAAAGCCAACCATACCTGCGACACTAAAATTAATCGGATCACAAGGAAACTTTTCTGGGAAGACTTTTCCCACCATAAGTAGGAATTGCCAGAGCAGCTATGGTTTACTACATTTGGCTAGAAACGAATCGCAGGATTTTCCAAGGTGTCCGAAGACCAACTTCTACAGTCCTTTACAAGATCAGGAATGATGTTAGGATCAAAGGTTCCCATACGGATAATGTCAAGCCCTGTCCCATTATGCTTTTTGCCAATCTTGGCAGATTCCTATAAGATTCTCGCTAATTCTTTGTATTTGGAGGGTATGAAATTCttgttcttgtatttttttctctttcaatgaatttctcaattaccaaaatagaaaaatatagtACAAATTGTTATTTATCATGTGGCTGAGCTGTCTCAGGAAGCTCTGTGCAGAGGTTAGATTAAGCAGTGGCACTTTGTGGTCAATCCTATCTGTGTTGTCTGCAATCTTGCCACTGAAACAAATGATCACTTTACATTCAATATAGCTTCCTTGTACTTGGGCTACCCTTCTGAGAAACAAGCAAATTACTAGTTACGTTGGTTCTTGGAACAATAAATTGGACTGGGCTATTACTAGTGATGTGAGAGACAATCAGATCTTAGAAGAAGGTAGATAATTCATAGGCGAATTAGATGCTCTGTCTCTCTTGGAACATATCAACTAGATCCTGATGCCTCACAATCCATGGAGATCTCATGCCAAGAATATGGGAGTGGGGTGGATGACTGCTAAGTCTTTCTTTTCTggttatttcctgttgttttacaCTTACCTCAGTCGGGTACATAGTGGTGGTGTCTCCTGCAGGTGTTCACCCTTGGCTTGTTTATACTGTGTTGCAGGTTTTgcaagacaaaacaaaaacccaagAACAGAAGGAAAAAATTTAACCAAGACTCCATCAACACCCTATGCGATTGCCAAGGACTTGGATGAAAAGAGGCATTCCAAACCccacattttctattttgtgggGAGGGGAAGATCTATGCGGTACTGATTTATTTGGCCACTACAAATCCGCAAATAGCCACGCTAAGATTTCTTTTTGCCCAGTCATTTGTTCAACTATAGtattctttttgtgtttttaaatAACACCACAATATGCAGGGTTGATACTTATGAAATTTGCACATTTTAGATCATACCCAAGATTCTTATCGTCCTACCCGTTGAACTTACATTCTACAAAGAATAACAAATCAAGTGGTTAGATAAATGAATTATAACACagaccttcttcttttttggaga
The sequence above is a segment of the Rhododendron vialii isolate Sample 1 chromosome 13a, ASM3025357v1 genome. Coding sequences within it:
- the LOC131312290 gene encoding pyruvate dehydrogenase E1 component subunit beta-3, chloroplastic-like, which translates into the protein MAVVFQATGAATALSSTIIFDSKRIQFSHLRSLSGRKTICCAVKSDGRLYSGSSPRGRKAEPLIANAVATKAESSTASAASKPGHELLLYEALREGLEEEMERDATVCVMGEDVGHYGGSYKVTRGLADKYGDLRVLDTPIAENSFTGMAIGAAMTGLRPIVEGMNMGFLLLAFNQISNNCGMLHYTSGGQFKIPVVIRGPGGVGRQLGAEHSQRLESYFQSIPGIQLVACSTPYNAKGLMKAAIRSENPVILFEHVLLYNLKERIPDEEYVCNLEEAEMVRPGEHVTILTYSRMRYHVMQAAKTLVNKGYDPEVIDIRSLKPFDLYTIGNSVKKTHRVLIVEECMRTGGIGASLTAAINENFNDYLDAPIVCLSSQDVPTPYAGTLEEWTVVQPPQIVAAVEQLCR